A DNA window from Solanum lycopersicum chromosome 3, SLM_r2.1 contains the following coding sequences:
- the LOC101253987 gene encoding phospholipase D alpha 1 encodes MAPILLHGTLHVTIHEVDKLHGKQGRNFFSKIKDSVEEKVGMGKGASRIYATVDLEKARVGRTRVIENEPNNPRWYESFHIYCAHMAKNVIFTVKDNNSIGATLIGRAYLPVNDLLEGEEVDEWIEILDEDENPVEAGSKIHVTLQYFEISRDRNWGRGIGTSKYPGVPYTFFPQRTGCRVSLYHDAHIPDNFIPKIPLSGGKYYEPHRCWEDIFDAISNAKHMIYITGWSVYTEITLMRDSRREKPGGGDTVGELLKKKAKEGVKVLMLVWDDRTSVRLLKKDGLMATHDEETEEYFKDSDVHCVLCPRDPDDGGSIVKDIQTSTMFTHHQKIVIVDTVMPNGESETRRLMSFVGGLDLCDGRYDTPFHSLFRTLDTAHHDDFHQPNFAEASIDKGGPREPWHDIHSRVEGPIAWDVLYNFEQRWKKQGGKDILVDVRELDNVIVPPSSVMYHDDPESWNVQLFRSIDGGAAFGFPDTPEESVKAGLVSGKNNIVDRSIQDAYITAIRRAKNFIYIENQYFLGSCYDWEDDDVKVEEVGALHLIPKELTLKIVSKIEAGERFTVYVLVPMWPEGIPDSASVQAILYWQRRTMEMMYKHIFKTLRDAGIDDHPRNYLTFFCIGNREVKKSGEYEPSHEPESDTDYRRAQEARRFMIYVHSKMMIVDDEYIIVGSANINQRSMDGARDSEIAIGAYQPHNLSTNRQPARGQIHGFRMALWYEHMGMLDDTFQHPESEDCVRKVNGIADKYWDLYTSESLETDLPGHLLRYPVGLTNDGEITDLPGNGNEYFPDTKAKVIGTKSDLLPPILTT; translated from the exons ATTAAAGATTCTGTCGAGGAGAAGGTAGGTATGGGCAAAGGAGCTTCTAGAATTTATGCGACAGTTGATTTGGAAAAGGCAAGGGTTGGAAGAACCAGAGTTATTGAAAATGAACCAAACAATCCTAGGTGGTATGAGTCTTTCCACATCTATTGTGCTCATATGgcaaaaaatgttatatttacTGTCAAAGATAACAATTCCATTGGTGCAACCTTAATTGGAAGAGCTTATTTACCAGTTAATGACCTTTTGGAAGGGGAAGAGGTTGATGAGTGGATTGAGATACTGGATGAAGATGAGAATCCCGTTGAAGCAGGTTCTAAAATCCATGTGACACTGCAGTATTTTGAAATCAGCCGTGATCGTAATTGGGGACGTGGAATAGGTACTTCTAAATATCCTGGTGTCCCTTATACTTTCTTCCCTCAGAGAACAGGATGTCGCGTTTCTTTGTATCACGATGCACATATCCCTGATAATTTTATTCCGAAAATCCCTCTGTCAGGGGGTAAGTATTATGAACCACATCGATGTTGGGAAGATATCTTTGATGCGATTTCTAATGCAAAGCACATGATTTACATTACTGGCTGGTCTGTATATACTGAAATAACCTTAATGAGAGACTCCAGGAGGGAAAAGCCTGGAGGAGGCGACACAGTCGGAGAGCTGCTCAAGAAGAAGGCGAAGGAAGGTGTTAAAGTCCTCATGCTTGTATGGGATGACAGAACATCTGTACGTCTGCTGAAGAAAGACGGTCTCATGGCCACTCATGACGAAGAAACTGAGGAGTACTTTAAAGATTCTGATGTGCATTGTGTCCTTTGCCCGCGGGATCCTGATGATGGTGGAAGCATAGTTAAAGATATACAGACTTCTACAATGTTTACTCATCACCAGAAAATCGTTATAGTGGACACTGTCATGCCCAATGGAGAGTCAGAGACGAGGAGGCTTATGAGCTTCGTTGGTGGCCTTGATCTTTGTGATGGGAGATACGATACTCCTTTCCATTCACTTTTTAGGACGCTGGATACAGCACATCATGATGATTTCCACCAACCTAATTTTGCTGAAGCTTCGATTGACAAAGGAGGGCCTAGAGAGCCCTGGCACGACATTCATTCTCGAGTTGAAGGACCAATTGCTTGGGATGTACTGTATAATTTTGAGCAGAGATGGAAAAAACAGGGCGGAAAAGATATTCTTGTGGACGTAAGAGAGCTTGACAATGTTATCGTTCCACCATCTTCAGTTATGTACCATGATGATCCTGAATCATGGAATGTTCAATTATTCAGATCGATTGATGGTGGGGCAGCTTTCGGGTTTCCTGATACACCAGAAGAGTCGGTAAAGGCTGGTCTAGTGAGCGGGAAGAATAACATAGTCGATAGAAGTATCCAAGATGCTTACATCACTGCTATTCGTCGAGCAAAGAATTTCATCTACATTGAAAATCAGTATTTTCTCGGAAGCTGTTACGATTGGGAGGATGATGATGTGAAAGTGGAGGAGGTTGGTGCTTTGCatctcatcccaaaagaacttacATTGAAGATTGTTAGTAAAATTGAAGCTGGAGAAAGGTTTACTGTATATGTTCTGGTTCCAATGTGGCCAGAGGGAATTCCTGACAGTGCATCTGTACAAGCAATATTATATTGGCAAAGGAGGACAATGGAAATGATgtataaacatatatttaagaCTCTCAGAGATGCAGGTATCGATGATCACCCCAGGAATTATTTGACTTTTTTCTGTATTGGTAATCGAGAGGTGAAGAAGAGTGGAGAATATGAACCTTCACACGAGCCTGAATCTGATACTGATTATAGACGAGCTCAGGAAGCTCGTCGCTTCATGATCTATGTTCATTCCAAGATGATGATTG TTGATGATGAGTACATCATAGTTGGATCAGCCAACATTAACCAGAGGTCAATGGATGGTGCAAGAGACTCAGAGATAGCAATTGGAGCATACCAGCCTCATAATTTATCGACAAACAGGCAACCAGCAAGAGGTCAAATTCATGGGTTCCGAATGGCATTGTGGTACGAGCATATGGGGATGCTCGATGACACGTTCCAACATCCAGAGAGCGAAGATTGTGTCAGGAAGGTGAATGGAATAGCTGATAAATACTGGGATCTCTACACAAGTGAGAGTCTAGAAACTGATCTGCCTGGTCACTTACTCCGATACCCCGTCGGACTTACCAACGACGGTGAGATCACAGATTTGCCTGGAAATGGAAATGAGTACTTCCCTGACACTAAGGCTAAGGTTATTGGTACTAAATCTGACCTCCTTCCTCCTATCCTCACTACCTAA
- the LOC101253674 gene encoding uncharacterized protein: MSSMLGSQGFVLATAMAVSAGTVILLDLFRVKYFPATHLSDQQQDYPHNEKQILKSCLSSAGKKKDKTRKKKKKVQFAADVKSSSGNGEEYRRKQMRKFTESRIKSCGNEIVGMPGNRMALYTGILKDRVQRMGFSH; encoded by the exons ATGTCAAGTATGTTGGGTTCACAAGGCTTCGTATTGGCGACAGCCATGGCGGTATCTGCCGGCACCGTAATTTTACTCGATCTTTTCCGGGTCAAGTACTTCCCGGCGACCCATCTTTCCGATCAACAACAAGACTACCCACATAATGAAAAACAGATCCTCAAGTCCTGTTTATCTTCAG CTGGGAAGAAAAAGgacaaaacaagaaagaaaaagaagaaagttcAATTTGCCGCTGATGTGAAAAGTTCGAGCGGAAATGGCGAGGAGTACAGAAGAAAACAAATGAGGAAATTCACAGAAAGTCGAATTAAATCTTGTGGGAATGAGATTGTGGGGATGCCAGGAAATAGGATGGCTTTGTATACTGGGATTCTCAAGGATCGGGTTCAAAGAATGGGATTCTCCCATTGA